TCCAACACGCTGAAGTATTCCTAAACCTGTGGCCGGAGATGTATTTCAaaggtttcattaaaaaaaaaagattttttgagGTGACTAATTTTCCAATTACCTTTACAGgacagtgatggagagaaaagtgaTGACCTGGTGGTAGACGTATCTAATGAGGTGAGCAGTGCAGCATGACGTTGTAAATGGCTTATTGATGTGGTGAGATGTGAGATGAAGCTGTGACATAGATGTGAAACTCTAGTACTGTGTTTCTCCAGGACCCTGCCACTCCGCGGGCAAGCCCAGCCCATTCACCACCTGAAAATGGCATTGACAAACCTCGCCCTCCAAAGAAGGACACACCCAACAGTCCTGCATCAGTGGCGTCCTCGGGAAGCACCCCATCCTCCAAGGCCAAGGAGCTCAGTCATGTAAGACACCAAGAGAGTTACCAACAAACTAGGACAGAAAGGGGTTTAAATGAGAATTGCAGAGAGTGCAAAGGGATATGTGCAGTGGATTAGGAATGACTGTCGGTGCTTTAAGTGCATGACTAAACGTCAGGGATAATATTGTCCCGCATCAGGATCAGTCAGGTCTTCTCTGTTAATAGCTCAATGTATTTAACTATTCCAggctttttcccccctctgccTCACTAAAAGATTAAAGCCAAAGCAGTAAGGGGATAAAAACGGCCCCATCTCCATTGTGGCCATAATAGGTTTTAGAATAAATAGCAGTTTATGGCTCTGCAGGACTATGAGGGTTGTCAGAATTAGATTGGATTAAGTTCAGTTTGCTCTCAAATTGTCAGTCTGCACAGTGCCTGGTTTCCGGGATTGTGAATGTGCTTGCTTTCTCATTCCCTCGGCAGAATGACAAATCCTCCACGCCTGGCCTCAAGtccaacacccccaccccccgcaACGATGCCCCCACCCCTGGCACCAGTTCCACTCCCGGGCTCAGACCCATCCTGGGCAAACCACCAGGCATGGAGGCTCTCGGTTGGTGCCATTCTCTTTCCTCTATAGCAACTGAAATAATCTTTTTCCACCCTTTCACAATATACTGTTATGTTAACATGCCGATACCCgtctcctgtctttgtctgtagcAGCCCCAGCTTTGCGTACCCCTCTGTCCATCGCAGGCTCTTACCCTACCCCCTTTGCCATGATGGGCCATCATGAAATGAATGGAGGCCTGACTAGTCCTGGTGTGTATGCTGGTCTGCACATCTCCCCTCAGATGAGCgcggcagcagctgcagcctaTGGACGCTCCCCTATGGTAACACCCTCTCCTGCATTTGGGATCACCtagaaacactgcacataaTGTCACTTGGATTTTGCTGTGTGACTGGTCGGTTACAGATCTGTTATTCAAGTCTTTCATGTCATCTTTCAGGGGTTTGATCCTCACACCCACATGAGAGCCCCAGGCCTTCCAGCCAGCCTCACATCCATTTCTGGCGGCAAACCGTAAGTGTCCCACCAAAGGtgttacacatttttaaaaacagcatgtgACAACACTAACACGGCTCCATCTTCTCCTACAGGGCTTACTCCTTCCACGTCAGCGCAGATGGTCAGATGCAGCCTGTGCCCTTCCCACCCGATGCCCTGATTGGCCCTGGTATTCCTCGCCATGCCCGTCAGATCAACACACTGAGCCACGGCGAGGTGGTGTGCGCTGTTACAATTAGCAATCCAACACGCCATGTCTACACTGGTGGCAAAGGCTGTGTCAAAATCTGGGACATTAGCCAACCCGGCAGCAAAAGTCCTGTGTCCCAACTGGACTGTCTGGTGAGGAAGCTACTGACTCATGTTTGACTCTTAACTTTTTTACacttagttcttttttttttttgcagctgtttcAATTAACTGTTTATACACAACGTCATTCCATTAGCAATGGGATAAGCCTTTGTTATATATGAGGACCACAACAAGCGCACATCCATCGACAGTTTGACAGCAAATGTACTGTTACACAAATGCAGCTGTTGCTTTTACTCGGTGTTTGTGTTAAATAGAAGAAAGTTTTGGCAccaaccaagaaaaaaaatgataaacatCACACAACATTTCCCAAAAAATTACACTTGAAATGTTAAACTAACTGAATAACTGTGTAAATgcaacaaaccaaaaatgtgtCCACTCGGTTCGGACCAGATTTGAGAATACCCTTAGGCTGGTTTATTATAACAGAAGGATTTTCATCCTCTTTCCCACCGACTTCTTCCTAAATCTATCTCTAGCTCCAGTGCCCTGAACATGTATTGATTCGCTTTGTCCTCTGTGCAACAGAACAGGGATAACTACATCCGCTCCTGTAAGCTACTGCCTGATGGCCGCACATTGATTGTTGGAGGCGAGGCCAGCACATTGACCATCTGGGATCTGGCCTCTCAGACACCCCGCATCAAGGCTGAGCTCACCTCCTCAGCCCCGGCATGCTACGCCTTGGCCATCAGCCCCGATGCCAAAGtctgcttctcctgctgcagtgatggaaaCATTGCCGTCTGGGACCTGCACAACCAGACTCTCGTTAGGTTGGTAGAAAACACTTATTCGCTCTGTGTGGGCTTTGTTCCCACAACTGGattgttgctgtgtgtgagtaATTTTAAAAGGGGATGTCGataaatgtttgcatgctgtCTGACTTTGATTGCAGGCAGTTCCAGGGTCATACGGATGGTGCTAGCTGTATTGACATTTCTCATGATGGTACTAAGCTGTGGACAGGCGGTCTTGACAACACTGTTCGCTCCTGGGATCTGAGGGAGGGTcgacagctgcagcagcatgacTTCACTTCACAGGTACAACACAGAAGAATATCAGCAACATGGAAGAGATGGATaacacccacacccacagaCCTACTGTGGAGGGTGgtttctctttccttttagCCCCTAAACTGTCAGTAATTACTGTTCTGTTATTTTTCCAGATCTTCTCCTTGGGCTACTGTCCGACTGGAGAGTGGCTTGCTGTGGGCATGGAAAGTAGTAATGTGGAGGTGCTCCACCACTCAAAACCTGACAAGTATCAGCTCCACCTGCACGAGAGCTGCGTCCTCTCTCTCAAGTTCGCCTACTGTGGTATGAACACGCACTCATAAAATGCAGGGGAGATAATACTGACTCTATTTAACCACAGAGGGGCCTTAGCCTGACCTAGTTTATTTAGTGTTAAAACTTCACTGCCCTTTTTACAGTCTGAATGTCTATTGTGTTCTCAGGGTTACAGACCTGGCAATTCTTTTCTCAACCCTGATTGCACGGTTGTTCTCTCTGCAGGTAAATGGTTCGTAAGCACTGGCAAGGACAATCTGTTGAATGCTTGGAGGACTCCTTATGGCGCCAGCATATTCCAGGTATGCAGATCAATACACTCTGTCTGCAGCCAGTCCAAAAGTATGCACAGTTGTCTCTGAGAGGAAGGGCACAGCGACCGCTGCCTGACAGGACTCTCCTATCAGTGAAAACTGAACCTGAATTATTGACCTGACAAAGAAGTCTTTTTGAGGGGCATCAAGCCAGAGCTTGATGTCGCTGCAATCTAATCTTGCCCTGTAGTCAGCTAATCTTCTCCACTTAACTTCAAATGTATTTGAGCATGTTAACTCTCTCCaatactaaaaatattttttttaaccttctcTTCCCTAAACAGTCCAAGGAATCCTCATCTGTCCTGAGCTGTGACATCTCGACAGACGACAAGTATATTGTGACAGGCTCTGGTGATAAGAAGGCCACTGTATATGAAGTGATCTACTAGAGCAGACTGCTTTGGATCGGAGCATGTTCATGCTCAGGAACAACAGACTCTTCCTCCATCTACCTTCCCTCACACAGACAGCATGGATGTTGCCTGCAGCCCCGGGGTGGATGGGCAGGAAGTTTGGCAGTGCCAGACTGAAATGGACGTTGGTGCTGTTTTGGCCCTGGATGCCGTGTCCTTCGGCTCTGCCCTTCCTCATTCATACAGCGAACACTTGTACAGCGAGTGCATTTCCCCAAGGCACTaagaagaaaataatgtcttgctgtttttctgtttgttggatatttcttttttattcgtCCTTTTTAATGTGGAGATAAAGTTCCATGACACAACTAGAAGCGGCGCTTCACTCTGGAGCTTCTCCTTGGAGGTCCTGTGAAAAGTGTACATAATGGAGTAATAAAAGGCCTTTTATAGATTTATATTTTGGTGTCCAGTTACGCTTGTGATGGTTCTTTCTTGTTCTCTCCATGATTTTCTGTCCCCTCTGGGGATGGAAATTAGATTAGGACTTTGTAAGAGGATAttctatttcagttttttccctcctctgctttttttcatgttcGTTGTCCAGAATGACCTTTTCGGAAATctaatttggatttttttttcctccctgacaACGGCTTTTTTTCTTCGCTATTTGCTGTAACACAGAACGCAGACGTTTGTCCAATGGATTTTAGCAGTGGAGAATTATGGAAATGCCCTTTTGTCAGACTGGAAGAAGGAGAAAATCATGGTTTCCAGTTACTTCTACCCTTTGGCCctgatcagcacaaattcaGCTTTGAAATGAAGACCTATCCCTGAACACTGGCTGCTTTCAGTAACATTAACATGGATAATTACCAACTGGAGAACTGATGGGTTATATCGAGAAGCAGCTGTGACTTGAGTTCCATCTGTTGACTCAACTATTGTATGAATCTTCATTTTTTCACTCAGCAAAGTTTAGTCATCGGTCTATAAGAGTTAATTGATGTGACTGATGTGCAAAACTTACATGGTTAGTCATAAAGGTAGCGGGCAAAGCCATTACCACATTTTGGGTATTCTCTGTTAGCTTTCTTCAGTATTTCATAAAATTCCACAGCAGTCTTCTCATAGACAGGACTGGTCTctccataaacacacattagACTGTGTAGCATACACGTGTCATCATCCCTAAGGATTGTACAGCTGACAGTTGTTGATAAATCaataaactgtttttatatAAAATCATCTTGACTGAATTTCTAAAGTGCTGGTGCCTTGTTACTCTTGCACGTTTTAAAGtaagagtttgacattttgggaaatattcttTTGCATTTTTGGGGGGcaagaattagatgagaagatcaatgtCATTATGTCTGTACCAAAATATGAAGCTATGACCAGAATtcatttagcttagcttagaataaagactggaaacagctagctagGTTCTGttcaaaggcaacaaaatccaCCTGCCAGCAACTCAATAAGGAATATGTTAGCTAATATATCGTTTATTTAATCTGTTGAAAAAACCTAAGTGTGAACTATTATTATTGCTAGTTTTTGGCTGTGCACAGTAGTTTCGCTGGCTAGCAAACCTCACAGTGATGACAAGATTGTGCAAGTAGTCTGacaatgtgttgtttttgcactttgtttttgtccaggttaaagaaacaacaataatgtgGTAGTAGGTTGAATTTTGCTCCCTTTGgtcagagccaggctagctgtttccccctgttttcagtctttatgctaagctatgtTACCTGGCTGCAATCTGTACCTTCAGATTTACTATACAGATACGACAGcagtattgatcttctcatctaactctcagcaagacaGCAATTCAGCACATTCCTGAAAAGgtcaaactgctcctttaagtAAGCTGGATTTAGATGCAGTttaatatttgttgttgtgctgcatTCAGCAGTGGGACAGGGAGTGTAACCGAGATAAAGCAGCAACTGTTGTTGAGTTCACTGGTAACTGAAGGAAATGCATGGTGTGTGTTGACATGCTGAATATTTCTTGGCTTTACTTTTCTCCTCTGAAAACTAGAAATCTAGAAATGTGTCCTTAAAGTCTTCcctgctctgtgctctgctAGTGAGTGCTCTCACTACCGCTAGTCTGCATCTGCAGTGAATACAGACTTACTCACAGGTTCTCTTTGACAGTAAATGGAAGTCCATCGGTAAATGGCTGTAAATGCATCCAGATAGGAGTTGACAACTGTCTCAGGAGAACCGCAGACATGAGCGGAAGACATTCTGGGTGCTGTTAGAGAGGCTGCTACGGCCCTCTGGCGATGGCTTTAAGTCAGAAAATTACTGAGCTTGCATTAATATTTGAAAGATCACTTTGGTACAGCTTTCAAAGTCACATTGTACCATAACTGACTGTGGTCACTATCATCTGCCACTTTATTTAGGGTTGGGTCCATGTATGATGTTAGTACCAACTCAGAATGATACAATAAGGCAGAGGTTTTATACAGTGCCACTTCAGAAATATGACGCAAAACACTGCTCTTGAGTTCTCTTGAGTGGTCTTTTGGTAGCTGAGTACTTTTGGCCAGGATGAGGTGAATGGCCCAGTCCTTCCACTCCAGTGCAAGGCTCTTCTAGGACTCTGTGCATGAAGCTGTGAGCCCTTCATATGGCTGCCTCTTCAGAGATGTTGTTGTTAGATTATAAAAGCAGGGCCGGATGCTTTCAGCATGGAGCCAGCCGCCATGTTCCGCTCTCACGGGCTCATTTGTTAAAGGCTATAGTCTTTCTTTTCCCACATCGCTGAAGTGTGTACttcctgtgtgcatttgtaGCTTAAGCTCCTTGCTCAAGTAGAATTTTCTTCCTCACTTAATCAAACAGTAGAATATCTGCAGATGAAAGGTTGTACCTCTGAGTGCCTATTGCTGGACACTAAGGGGTCATTGTCTCGCCTTCCACTCATCTACCTCTCAATGGAGGGCTTTCAGCAGGTTCTCATGCGAAAGCCCATGCTGCCCTGTTCTATTTAGAGGAGGGCTACAGTGCAGACT
The window above is part of the Toxotes jaculatrix isolate fToxJac2 chromosome 5, fToxJac2.pri, whole genome shotgun sequence genome. Proteins encoded here:
- the tle3a gene encoding transducin-like enhancer protein 3-A isoform X8; its protein translation is MYPQGRHPPPHQPGQPGFKFTVAESCDRIKDEFQFLQAQYHSLKVEYDKLANEKTEMQRHYVMYYEMSYGLNIEMHKQTEIAKRLNAILAQIMPFLSQEHQQQVAQAVERAKQVTMTELNAIIGQQQLQAQHLSHAAHGPPVQLPPHPSGLQPPGIPPVTGSGSGLLALGALGSQAHLPVKDEKNHHDLEHRENTNNSISPSESLRTASEKHRSSSDYSLDSKKRKVEEKDSMSRYDSDGEKSDDLVVDVSNEDPATPRASPAHSPPENGIDKPRPPKKDTPNSPASVASSGSTPSSKAKELSHNDKSSTPGLKSNTPTPRNDAPTPGTSSTPGLRPILGKPPGMEALAPALRTPLSIAGSYPTPFAMMGHHEMNGGLTSPGVYAGLHISPQMSAAAAAAYGRSPMGFDPHTHMRAPGLPASLTSISGGKPAYSFHVSADGQMQPVPFPPDALIGPGIPRHARQINTLSHGEVVCAVTISNPTRHVYTGGKGCVKIWDISQPGSKSPVSQLDCLNRDNYIRSCKLLPDGRTLIVGGEASTLTIWDLASQTPRIKAELTSSAPACYALAISPDAKVCFSCCSDGNIAVWDLHNQTLVRQFQGHTDGASCIDISHDGTKLWTGGLDNTVRSWDLREGRQLQQHDFTSQIFSLGYCPTGEWLAVGMESSNVEVLHHSKPDKYQLHLHESCVLSLKFAYCGKWFVSTGKDNLLNAWRTPYGASIFQSKESSSVLSCDISTDDKYIVTGSGDKKATVYEVIY
- the tle3a gene encoding transducin-like enhancer protein 3-A isoform X6 — protein: MYPQGRHPPPHQPGQPGFKFTVAESCDRIKDEFQFLQAQYHSLKVEYDKLANEKTEMQRHYVMYYEMSYGLNIEMHKQTEIAKRLNAILAQIMPFLSQEHQQQVAQAVERAKQVTMTELNAIIGQQAAYPALMQQQLQAQHLSHAAHGPPVQLPPHPSGLQPPGIPPVTGSGSGLLALGALGSQAHLPVKDEKNHHDLEHRENTNNSISPSESLRTASEKHRSSSDYSLDSKKRKVEEKDSMSRYDSDGEKSDDLVVDVSNEDPATPRASPAHSPPENGIDKPRPPKKDTPNSPASVASSGSTPSSKAKELSHNDKSSTPGLKSNTPTPRNDAPTPGTSSTPGLRPILGKPPGMEALAAPALRTPLSIAGSYPTPFAMMGHHEMNGGLTSPGVYAGLHISPQMSAAAAAAYGRSPMGFDPHTHMRAPGLPASLTSISGGKPAYSFHVSADGQMQPVPFPPDALIGPGIPRHARQINTLSHGEVVCAVTISNPTRHVYTGGKGCVKIWDISQPGSKSPVSQLDCLNRDNYIRSCKLLPDGRTLIVGGEASTLTIWDLASQTPRIKAELTSSAPACYALAISPDAKVCFSCCSDGNIAVWDLHNQTLVRQFQGHTDGASCIDISHDGTKLWTGGLDNTVRSWDLREGRQLQQHDFTSQIFSLGYCPTGEWLAVGMESSNVEVLHHSKPDKYQLHLHESCVLSLKFAYCGKWFVSTGKDNLLNAWRTPYGASIFQSKESSSVLSCDISTDDKYIVTGSGDKKATVYEVIY
- the tle3a gene encoding transducin-like enhancer protein 3-A isoform X2 is translated as MYPQGRHPPPHQPGQPGFKFTVAESCDRIKDEFQFLQAQYHSLKVEYDKLANEKTEMQRHYVMYYEMSYGLNIEMHKQTEIAKRLNAILAQIMPFLSQEHQQQVAQAVERAKQVTMTELNAIIGVRGLPNLPLTQQQAAYPALMQQQLQAQHLSHAAHGPPVQLPPHPSGLQPPGIPPVTGSGSGLLALGALGSQAHLPVKDEKNHHDLEHRENTNNSISPSESLRTASEKHRSSSDYSLDSKKRKVEEKDSMSRYDSDGEKSDDLVVDVSNEDPATPRASPAHSPPENGIDKPRPPKKDTPNSPASVASSGSTPSSKAKELSHNDKSSTPGLKSNTPTPRNDAPTPGTSSTPGLRPILGKPPGMEALAPALRTPLSIAGSYPTPFAMMGHHEMNGGLTSPGVYAGLHISPQMSAAAAAAYGRSPMGFDPHTHMRAPGLPASLTSISGGKPAYSFHVSADGQMQPVPFPPDALIGPGIPRHARQINTLSHGEVVCAVTISNPTRHVYTGGKGCVKIWDISQPGSKSPVSQLDCLNRDNYIRSCKLLPDGRTLIVGGEASTLTIWDLASQTPRIKAELTSSAPACYALAISPDAKVCFSCCSDGNIAVWDLHNQTLVRQFQGHTDGASCIDISHDGTKLWTGGLDNTVRSWDLREGRQLQQHDFTSQIFSLGYCPTGEWLAVGMESSNVEVLHHSKPDKYQLHLHESCVLSLKFAYCGKWFVSTGKDNLLNAWRTPYGASIFQSKESSSVLSCDISTDDKYIVTGSGDKKATVYEVIY
- the tle3a gene encoding transducin-like enhancer protein 3-A isoform X10, which codes for MYPQGRHPPPHQPGQPGFKFTVAESCDRIKDEFQFLQAQYHSLKVEYDKLANEKTEMQRHYVMYYEMSYGLNIEMHKQTEIAKRLNAILAQIMPFLSQEHQQQVAQAVERAKQVTMTELNAIIGVRGLPNLPLTQQQLQAQHLSHAAHGPPVQLPPHPSGLQPPGIPPVTGSGSGLLALGALGSQAHLPVKDEKNHHDLEHRENTNNSISPSESLRTASEKHRSSSDYSLDSKKRKVEEKDSMSRYDSDGEKSDDLVVDVSNEDPATPRASPAHSPPENGIDKPRPPKKDTPNSPASVASSGSTPSSKAKELSHNDKSSTPGLKSNTPTPRNDAPTPGTSSTPGLRPILGKPPGMEALAPALRTPLSIAGSYPTPFAMMGHHEMNGGLTSPGVYAGLHISPQMSAAAAAAYGRSPMGFDPHTHMRAPGLPASLTSISGGKPAYSFHVSADGQMQPVPFPPDALIGPGIPRHARQINTLSHGEVVCAVTISNPTRHVYTGGKGCVKIWDISQPGSKSPVSQLDCLNRDNYIRSCKLLPDGRTLIVGGEASTLTIWDLASQTPRIKAELTSSAPACYALAISPDAKVCFSCCSDGNIAVWDLHNQTLVRQFQGHTDGASCIDISHDGTKLWTGGLDNTVRSWDLREGRQLQQHDFTSQIFSLGYCPTGEWLAVGMESSNVEVLHHSKPDKYQLHLHESCVLSLKFAYCGKWFVSTGKDNLLNAWRTPYGASIFQSKESSSVLSCDISTDDKYIVTGSGDKKATVYEVIY
- the tle3a gene encoding transducin-like enhancer protein 3-A isoform X5 gives rise to the protein MYPQGRHPPPHQPGQPGFKFTVAESCDRIKDEFQFLQAQYHSLKVEYDKLANEKTEMQRHYVMYYEMSYGLNIEMHKQTEIAKRLNAILAQIMPFLSQEHQQQVAQAVERAKQVTMTELNAIIGVRGLPNLPLTQQLQAQHLSHAAHGPPVQLPPHPSGLQPPGIPPVTGSGSGLLALGALGSQAHLPVKDEKNHHDLEHRENTNNSISPSESLRTASEKHRSSSDYSLDSKKRKVEEKDSMSRYDSDGEKSDDLVVDVSNEDPATPRASPAHSPPENGIDKPRPPKKDTPNSPASVASSGSTPSSKAKELSHNDKSSTPGLKSNTPTPRNDAPTPGTSSTPGLRPILGKPPGMEALAAPALRTPLSIAGSYPTPFAMMGHHEMNGGLTSPGVYAGLHISPQMSAAAAAAYGRSPMGFDPHTHMRAPGLPASLTSISGGKPAYSFHVSADGQMQPVPFPPDALIGPGIPRHARQINTLSHGEVVCAVTISNPTRHVYTGGKGCVKIWDISQPGSKSPVSQLDCLNRDNYIRSCKLLPDGRTLIVGGEASTLTIWDLASQTPRIKAELTSSAPACYALAISPDAKVCFSCCSDGNIAVWDLHNQTLVRQFQGHTDGASCIDISHDGTKLWTGGLDNTVRSWDLREGRQLQQHDFTSQIFSLGYCPTGEWLAVGMESSNVEVLHHSKPDKYQLHLHESCVLSLKFAYCGKWFVSTGKDNLLNAWRTPYGASIFQSKESSSVLSCDISTDDKYIVTGSGDKKATVYEVIY
- the tle3a gene encoding transducin-like enhancer protein 3-A isoform X4, which produces MYPQGRHPPPHQPGQPGFKFTVAESCDRIKDEFQFLQAQYHSLKVEYDKLANEKTEMQRHYVMYYEMSYGLNIEMHKQTEIAKRLNAILAQIMPFLSQEHQQQVAQAVERAKQVTMTELNAIIGQQQAAYPALMQQQLQAQHLSHAAHGPPVQLPPHPSGLQPPGIPPVTGSGSGLLALGALGSQAHLPVKDEKNHHDLEHRENTNNSISPSESLRTASEKHRSSSDYSLDSKKRKVEEKDSMSRYDSDGEKSDDLVVDVSNEDPATPRASPAHSPPENGIDKPRPPKKDTPNSPASVASSGSTPSSKAKELSHNDKSSTPGLKSNTPTPRNDAPTPGTSSTPGLRPILGKPPGMEALAAPALRTPLSIAGSYPTPFAMMGHHEMNGGLTSPGVYAGLHISPQMSAAAAAAYGRSPMGFDPHTHMRAPGLPASLTSISGGKPAYSFHVSADGQMQPVPFPPDALIGPGIPRHARQINTLSHGEVVCAVTISNPTRHVYTGGKGCVKIWDISQPGSKSPVSQLDCLNRDNYIRSCKLLPDGRTLIVGGEASTLTIWDLASQTPRIKAELTSSAPACYALAISPDAKVCFSCCSDGNIAVWDLHNQTLVRQFQGHTDGASCIDISHDGTKLWTGGLDNTVRSWDLREGRQLQQHDFTSQIFSLGYCPTGEWLAVGMESSNVEVLHHSKPDKYQLHLHESCVLSLKFAYCGKWFVSTGKDNLLNAWRTPYGASIFQSKESSSVLSCDISTDDKYIVTGSGDKKATVYEVIY
- the tle3a gene encoding transducin-like enhancer protein 3-A isoform X9 → MYPQGRHPPPHQPGQPGFKFTVAESCDRIKDEFQFLQAQYHSLKVEYDKLANEKTEMQRHYVMYYEMSYGLNIEMHKQTEIAKRLNAILAQIMPFLSQEHQQQVAQAVERAKQVTMTELNAIIGVRGLPNLPLTQQLQAQHLSHAAHGPPVQLPPHPSGLQPPGIPPVTGSGSGLLALGALGSQAHLPVKDEKNHHDLEHRENTNNSISPSESLRTASEKHRSSSDYSLDSKKRKVEEKDSMSRYDSDGEKSDDLVVDVSNEDPATPRASPAHSPPENGIDKPRPPKKDTPNSPASVASSGSTPSSKAKELSHNDKSSTPGLKSNTPTPRNDAPTPGTSSTPGLRPILGKPPGMEALAPALRTPLSIAGSYPTPFAMMGHHEMNGGLTSPGVYAGLHISPQMSAAAAAAYGRSPMGFDPHTHMRAPGLPASLTSISGGKPAYSFHVSADGQMQPVPFPPDALIGPGIPRHARQINTLSHGEVVCAVTISNPTRHVYTGGKGCVKIWDISQPGSKSPVSQLDCLNRDNYIRSCKLLPDGRTLIVGGEASTLTIWDLASQTPRIKAELTSSAPACYALAISPDAKVCFSCCSDGNIAVWDLHNQTLVRQFQGHTDGASCIDISHDGTKLWTGGLDNTVRSWDLREGRQLQQHDFTSQIFSLGYCPTGEWLAVGMESSNVEVLHHSKPDKYQLHLHESCVLSLKFAYCGKWFVSTGKDNLLNAWRTPYGASIFQSKESSSVLSCDISTDDKYIVTGSGDKKATVYEVIY
- the tle3a gene encoding transducin-like enhancer protein 3-A isoform X7 produces the protein MYPQGRHPPPHQPGQPGFKFTVAESCDRIKDEFQFLQAQYHSLKVEYDKLANEKTEMQRHYVMYYEMSYGLNIEMHKQTEIAKRLNAILAQIMPFLSQEHQQQVAQAVERAKQVTMTELNAIIGQQQLQAQHLSHAAHGPPVQLPPHPSGLQPPGIPPVTGSGSGLLALGALGSQAHLPVKDEKNHHDLEHRENTNNSISPSESLRTASEKHRSSSDYSLDSKKRKVEEKDSMSRYDSDGEKSDDLVVDVSNEDPATPRASPAHSPPENGIDKPRPPKKDTPNSPASVASSGSTPSSKAKELSHNDKSSTPGLKSNTPTPRNDAPTPGTSSTPGLRPILGKPPGMEALAAPALRTPLSIAGSYPTPFAMMGHHEMNGGLTSPGVYAGLHISPQMSAAAAAAYGRSPMGFDPHTHMRAPGLPASLTSISGGKPAYSFHVSADGQMQPVPFPPDALIGPGIPRHARQINTLSHGEVVCAVTISNPTRHVYTGGKGCVKIWDISQPGSKSPVSQLDCLNRDNYIRSCKLLPDGRTLIVGGEASTLTIWDLASQTPRIKAELTSSAPACYALAISPDAKVCFSCCSDGNIAVWDLHNQTLVRQFQGHTDGASCIDISHDGTKLWTGGLDNTVRSWDLREGRQLQQHDFTSQIFSLGYCPTGEWLAVGMESSNVEVLHHSKPDKYQLHLHESCVLSLKFAYCGKWFVSTGKDNLLNAWRTPYGASIFQSKESSSVLSCDISTDDKYIVTGSGDKKATVYEVIY
- the tle3a gene encoding transducin-like enhancer protein 3-A isoform X3: MYPQGRHPPPHQPGQPGFKFTVAESCDRIKDEFQFLQAQYHSLKVEYDKLANEKTEMQRHYVMYYEMSYGLNIEMHKQTEIAKRLNAILAQIMPFLSQEHQQQVAQAVERAKQVTMTELNAIIGVRGLPNLPLTQQQLQAQHLSHAAHGPPVQLPPHPSGLQPPGIPPVTGSGSGLLALGALGSQAHLPVKDEKNHHDLEHRENTNNSISPSESLRTASEKHRSSSDYSLDSKKRKVEEKDSMSRYDSDGEKSDDLVVDVSNEDPATPRASPAHSPPENGIDKPRPPKKDTPNSPASVASSGSTPSSKAKELSHNDKSSTPGLKSNTPTPRNDAPTPGTSSTPGLRPILGKPPGMEALAAPALRTPLSIAGSYPTPFAMMGHHEMNGGLTSPGVYAGLHISPQMSAAAAAAYGRSPMGFDPHTHMRAPGLPASLTSISGGKPAYSFHVSADGQMQPVPFPPDALIGPGIPRHARQINTLSHGEVVCAVTISNPTRHVYTGGKGCVKIWDISQPGSKSPVSQLDCLNRDNYIRSCKLLPDGRTLIVGGEASTLTIWDLASQTPRIKAELTSSAPACYALAISPDAKVCFSCCSDGNIAVWDLHNQTLVRQFQGHTDGASCIDISHDGTKLWTGGLDNTVRSWDLREGRQLQQHDFTSQIFSLGYCPTGEWLAVGMESSNVEVLHHSKPDKYQLHLHESCVLSLKFAYCGKWFVSTGKDNLLNAWRTPYGASIFQSKESSSVLSCDISTDDKYIVTGSGDKKATVYEVIY
- the tle3a gene encoding transducin-like enhancer protein 3-A isoform X1 produces the protein MYPQGRHPPPHQPGQPGFKFTVAESCDRIKDEFQFLQAQYHSLKVEYDKLANEKTEMQRHYVMYYEMSYGLNIEMHKQTEIAKRLNAILAQIMPFLSQEHQQQVAQAVERAKQVTMTELNAIIGVRGLPNLPLTQQQAAYPALMQQQLQAQHLSHAAHGPPVQLPPHPSGLQPPGIPPVTGSGSGLLALGALGSQAHLPVKDEKNHHDLEHRENTNNSISPSESLRTASEKHRSSSDYSLDSKKRKVEEKDSMSRYDSDGEKSDDLVVDVSNEDPATPRASPAHSPPENGIDKPRPPKKDTPNSPASVASSGSTPSSKAKELSHNDKSSTPGLKSNTPTPRNDAPTPGTSSTPGLRPILGKPPGMEALAAPALRTPLSIAGSYPTPFAMMGHHEMNGGLTSPGVYAGLHISPQMSAAAAAAYGRSPMGFDPHTHMRAPGLPASLTSISGGKPAYSFHVSADGQMQPVPFPPDALIGPGIPRHARQINTLSHGEVVCAVTISNPTRHVYTGGKGCVKIWDISQPGSKSPVSQLDCLNRDNYIRSCKLLPDGRTLIVGGEASTLTIWDLASQTPRIKAELTSSAPACYALAISPDAKVCFSCCSDGNIAVWDLHNQTLVRQFQGHTDGASCIDISHDGTKLWTGGLDNTVRSWDLREGRQLQQHDFTSQIFSLGYCPTGEWLAVGMESSNVEVLHHSKPDKYQLHLHESCVLSLKFAYCGKWFVSTGKDNLLNAWRTPYGASIFQSKESSSVLSCDISTDDKYIVTGSGDKKATVYEVIY